One part of the Solea solea chromosome 1, fSolSol10.1, whole genome shotgun sequence genome encodes these proteins:
- the efcab14 gene encoding EF-hand calcium-binding domain-containing protein 14 isoform X1, with protein MKKRKELNALIGLGDSKRKKTKKGSGHRLLRTEPPDSESESSSDDDEFNNLNGGVNFGKRSYTQCCSVCYPLFLFIILAACVMACAGLIWMQIALKEDLDSLKEKLHSMESSQKVSSSEIPKLSDDLKNKGRKLDDIENGDKGLIKLWSNLTEMNRKITLLDSAVNHLKANLKSAADLISLPTTVEELQKSVATIGSTLTSVQHDVKTMQTALENEKKDDDFKKTMDVTDLRKAVSEANKTEEQHHTWTTEQFHVLLSTVADLRQRVESLESGSKQTVNDDNAAAKQTVMSETTTTETAKDATTTEALPEDVPEKSTPQTVPLTRRHPRFLTSKRSKRNAKTRCQDRISLPGVNSLKELEDIFQQAGVGQSSLGFTHQDLRKVFGTSLPGAQTFDCFDSDRNQRYSLMELRAAAGF; from the exons atgaagaagaggaaggagctGAACGCCTTGATAGGACTCGGGGACAGTAagagaaagaagacaaaaaagggATCGGGTCACCGCCTCCTCCGAACTGAACCGCCGGACTCGGAGTCCGAATCGAGTTCAGACGACGACGAGTTCAACAATTTGAACGGCGGAGTCAACTTTGGCAA aagAAGCTACACacagtgctgcagtgtgtgctaccccttgtttttgttcatcatACTAGCTGCTTGTGTCATGGCCTGTGCTGGACTCATTTGGATGCAGATTGCCTTGAAAGAAGATCTTGACTCCCTAAAAGAAAAGCTGCACAGCA TGGAATCCAGCCAGAAGGTGTCCTCAAGTGAAATTCCAAAACTAAGTGACGACCTGAAAAACAAGGGCAGAAAGCTTGATGACATCGAGAATGGGGACAAGGGTTTAATTAAACTCTGGTCTAACCTAACAGAAATGAATAGAAAG ATCACTTTGCTGGACTCAGCTGTGAACCACTTGAAGGCCAACTTGAAATCAGCCGCTGATTTGATTAGTCTTCCCACAACAGTTGAAGAGCTTCAAAAG AGTGTTGCCACAATTGGTAGCACACTAACAAGTGTCCAGCATGATGTGAAGACAATGCAGACTGCCCTTGAAAATGAGAAGAAAGATGATGACTTTAAAAAGACAATG GATGTAACGGATCTGAGGAAAGCAGTTAGCGAAGCTAAcaagacagaggagcagcaccATACGTGGACCACTGAGCAGTTCCATGTTCTCCTGTCTACAGTTGCAGATCTACGTCAGAGAGTGGAGTCGTTAGAGAGCGGCTCAAAACAAACT GTAAATGACGATAACGCAGCAGCCAAACAGACAGTCATGAGTGAAACTACAACAACTGAGACGGCGAAAGATGCTACTACAACCGAAGCACTGCCTGAAGATGTGCCGG agAAATCCACGCCACAGACTGTGCCGCTCACAAGGAGACATCCACGCTTCTTAACTTCAAAACGCTCCAAGAGGAATGCTAAGACAAGATGCCAAGACAGGATCTCCCTGCCTGGTGTCAATTCTCTGAAAG AGTTGGAGGACATCTTCCAGCAAGCTGGGGTTGGACAAAGTTCACTCGGATTCACTCACCAGGACCTGAGGAAAGTATTTGGAACATCACTTCCTGGTGCTCAAACTTTTGACTGCTTTGACAGTGACAGGAACCAAAGGTATTCCTTAATGGAACTgagagctgctgctggtttTTGA
- the znf830 gene encoding zinc finger protein 830 encodes MSASKKGKKVVNQDELRRLMRAKQRQTTEKKRVESPFAKYNSVGQLSCVLCSVQVKSELLWPAHVLGKQHKEKVAELKGAKSQPATPQNQPVKRKATDSEDVKGKKSKPPTAEGQSASELPGDFFEKPSEKAAVSTHKSAGLSLLAGVYDEDQDDDADAEEAGQPGTSNAPPEKAEAAGLPDDFFDSSIPSTPAISHSGSVLKAEVPEKSVEIKENTAEALPEGFFDDPVRDAKVRNVDAPKDQMDKEWDEFQKEIRQVNTKSDAIVAEDDEEGRFERQIDEIDEQIACYKRVELLRDKRDAVKSKHVSIKEELMETEGMEEEEEDEEELLGLLSHDWRAKGALA; translated from the coding sequence ATGTCGGCCTCAAAGAAAGGCAAGAAAGTCGTAAACCAAGATGAACTACGACGTTTGATGagagcaaaacaaagacaaacgaCAGAAAAGAAGCGCGTCGAGTCTCCGTTCGCTAAATACAACAGTGTGGGTCAGCTCAGTTGTGTGCTGTGCAGTGTGCAGGTGAAGTCCGAGCTGCTGTGGCCGGCTCATGTTCTTGGAAAACAGCATAAAGAGAAGGTTGCTGAGCTGAAGGGAGCTAAGAGTCAACCAGCGACTCCACAGAACCAGCCAGTGAAAAGGAAAGCAACGGACAGCGAGGACGTTAAAGGGAAAAAGTCGAAACCACCGACGGCTGAGGGTCAGTCTGCGTCAGAGCTGCCAGGAGATTTCTTCGAGAAACCCAGTGAAAAGGCAGCTGTTTCTACTCACAAGTCTGCAGGTTTGAGTCTTCTGGCTGGAGTATATGACGAGGACCAGGATGATGATGCAGATGCTGAAGAGGCAGGTCAGCCAGGAACCTCAAACGCACCCCCTGAAAAAGCAGAAGCTGCAGGACTGCCAGACGATTTCTTTGACAGCTCCATCCCATCCACACCCGCTATCTCCCACTCTGGATCCGTGCTCAAGGCAGAAGTGCCGGAGAAGAGCGtggaaataaaggaaaacacagCCGAGGCGCTGCCTGAGGGCTTCTTCGACGACCCGGTGAGAGATGCCAAAGTGCGCAACGTTGACGCACCCAAAGATCAAATGGACAAGGAGTGGGACGAGTTTCAGAAAGAGATAAGACAGGTGAACACCAAGTCAGATGCTATCGTGGCTGAGGACGACGAGGAGGGACGCTTTGAACGTCAGATCGACGAAATCGATGAACAGATTGCGTGTTACAAGAGGGTTGAGCTGCTGAGAGACAAACGCGATGCAGTGAAAAGCAAACATGTGTCCATCAAGGAGGAACTAATGGAGACTGAGGgtatggaggaggaagaggaggatgaagaggagctGCTGGGACTTTTGTCCCACGATTGGAGAGCTAAAGGGGCACTGGCATAA
- the efcab14 gene encoding EF-hand calcium-binding domain-containing protein 14 isoform X2 → MKKRKELNALIGLGDSKRKKTKKGSGHRLLRTEPPDSESESSSDDDEFNNLNGGVNFGKSYTQCCSVCYPLFLFIILAACVMACAGLIWMQIALKEDLDSLKEKLHSMESSQKVSSSEIPKLSDDLKNKGRKLDDIENGDKGLIKLWSNLTEMNRKITLLDSAVNHLKANLKSAADLISLPTTVEELQKSVATIGSTLTSVQHDVKTMQTALENEKKDDDFKKTMDVTDLRKAVSEANKTEEQHHTWTTEQFHVLLSTVADLRQRVESLESGSKQTVNDDNAAAKQTVMSETTTTETAKDATTTEALPEDVPEKSTPQTVPLTRRHPRFLTSKRSKRNAKTRCQDRISLPGVNSLKELEDIFQQAGVGQSSLGFTHQDLRKVFGTSLPGAQTFDCFDSDRNQRYSLMELRAAAGF, encoded by the exons atgaagaagaggaaggagctGAACGCCTTGATAGGACTCGGGGACAGTAagagaaagaagacaaaaaagggATCGGGTCACCGCCTCCTCCGAACTGAACCGCCGGACTCGGAGTCCGAATCGAGTTCAGACGACGACGAGTTCAACAATTTGAACGGCGGAGTCAACTTTGGCAA AAGCTACACacagtgctgcagtgtgtgctaccccttgtttttgttcatcatACTAGCTGCTTGTGTCATGGCCTGTGCTGGACTCATTTGGATGCAGATTGCCTTGAAAGAAGATCTTGACTCCCTAAAAGAAAAGCTGCACAGCA TGGAATCCAGCCAGAAGGTGTCCTCAAGTGAAATTCCAAAACTAAGTGACGACCTGAAAAACAAGGGCAGAAAGCTTGATGACATCGAGAATGGGGACAAGGGTTTAATTAAACTCTGGTCTAACCTAACAGAAATGAATAGAAAG ATCACTTTGCTGGACTCAGCTGTGAACCACTTGAAGGCCAACTTGAAATCAGCCGCTGATTTGATTAGTCTTCCCACAACAGTTGAAGAGCTTCAAAAG AGTGTTGCCACAATTGGTAGCACACTAACAAGTGTCCAGCATGATGTGAAGACAATGCAGACTGCCCTTGAAAATGAGAAGAAAGATGATGACTTTAAAAAGACAATG GATGTAACGGATCTGAGGAAAGCAGTTAGCGAAGCTAAcaagacagaggagcagcaccATACGTGGACCACTGAGCAGTTCCATGTTCTCCTGTCTACAGTTGCAGATCTACGTCAGAGAGTGGAGTCGTTAGAGAGCGGCTCAAAACAAACT GTAAATGACGATAACGCAGCAGCCAAACAGACAGTCATGAGTGAAACTACAACAACTGAGACGGCGAAAGATGCTACTACAACCGAAGCACTGCCTGAAGATGTGCCGG agAAATCCACGCCACAGACTGTGCCGCTCACAAGGAGACATCCACGCTTCTTAACTTCAAAACGCTCCAAGAGGAATGCTAAGACAAGATGCCAAGACAGGATCTCCCTGCCTGGTGTCAATTCTCTGAAAG AGTTGGAGGACATCTTCCAGCAAGCTGGGGTTGGACAAAGTTCACTCGGATTCACTCACCAGGACCTGAGGAAAGTATTTGGAACATCACTTCCTGGTGCTCAAACTTTTGACTGCTTTGACAGTGACAGGAACCAAAGGTATTCCTTAATGGAACTgagagctgctgctggtttTTGA
- the LOC131456299 gene encoding ankyrin repeat domain-containing protein 13C-like, whose amino-acid sequence MTGEKIRTMRKDHNKPNKNEEVRDAHDDTSNESIPNGTSNHFTSNKAFQKSIKSSALQQQQQLNAKNINGNPPSVGTVVNDNNKNPIILSSEELDFPVHECVFKGDVRRLSSLIRTHSISQKDVHGNTPLHLALMLGHKECALLLLAHNAPVKIKNAQGWSPLAEAISYGDRQMITAILRKLKQQSRESVEDKRPKLLKALRELGDFYLELHWDFQSWVPLLSRMLPSDACKIYKQGINIRLDTTLIDFTDMKCQRGDLSFIFKGDAAPSQSFVVLDNEAKVYQRIHHEESEMETEEEVDILMSSDVYSATLSTKSISFSRSQIGWLFREDKTERVGNFLADFYAVNGLVLESRKRREHLSEEDILRNKAIMESLSKGGSISEQNFEPVRRQSLTAPAPNTISWEEYITAEHGKPPHLGRELMCKESKKNFKATVAMSQDFPLGIESLLNVLEVIAPFKHFNKLREFVQMKLPPGFPVKLDIPVFPTITATVTFQEFRYDKFDESIFSIPAQYKEDPSRFPDL is encoded by the exons ATGACAGGTGAGAAGATACGCACCATGCGAAAGGACCACAACAAACCGAACAAAAATGAAGAAGTAAGGGACGCACACGACGATACCTCAAACGAGTCCATCCCTAACGGTACAAGTAACCATTTCACATCCAACAAGGCTTTTCAAAAGTCAATCAAATCCTCCgcgctgcagcagcaacagcagctcaaTGCAAAGAACATCAATGGGAATCCGCCATCAGTTGGTACCGTTGTCAATGACAACAACAAGAATCCTATCATTTTGTCAAGTGAGGAATTGGACTTCCCCGTTCATGAATGTGTGTTCAAGGGAGACGTGCGTCGCCTCTCCTCTCTCATCAGGACCCACAGCATCTCCCAGAAAGATGTACACG GGAATACACCTCTTCACCTGGCTCTGATGCTGGGCCACAAAG AATGCGCCCTCCTCCTGCTGGCCCATAATGCACCTGTAAAGATAAAGAATGCACAGGGATGGAGTCCTTTAGCAGAAGCCATCAGCTATGGTGACAGACAAATGA TCACAGCTATACTACGGAAGTTAAAGCAGCAATCCAGGGAGAGTGTGGAGGATAAGCGGCCAAAATTACTGAAAGCTCTCAGGGAG CTTGGTGACTTTTATTTGGAGCTACATTGGGATTTTCAAAGCTGGG TGCCTTTGTTGTCCCGGATGCTGCCATCAGATGCTTGTAAAATCTACAAGCAGGGCATCAATATTAG ACTCGACACCACTCTCATAGACTTCACCGACATGAAATGTCAGCGCGGTGATCTTAGTTTCATTTTCAAAGGCGACGCTGCACCCTCCCAGTCCTTTGTGGTGCTGGACAATGAGGCCAAAGTGTACCAAAGAATACACCACGAG gagtcagagatggagacagaagAGGAGGTGGATATTCTGATGAGTAGTGACGTCTACTCTGCGACTCTGTCCACCAAGTCCATCAGTTTCTCCCGCAGTCAGATTGGCTGGCTCTTTAGAGAGGATAAAACA gagagagttggaaactTCCTGGCAGACTTTTACGCAGTGAACGGTCTCGTGCTGGAGTCGAGAAAACGACGCGAGCACCTCAGTGAGGAGGACATCCTGAGGAACAAGGCCATCATGGAGAGCTTAAGTAAAGGGGGCAGCATCAGTGAACAGAACTTTGAG CCTGTGAGGAGGCAGTCGCTCACAGCTCCAGCCCCCAACACCATTTCTTGGGAAGAATACATCACTGCAGAGCACGGAAA GCCACCTCATCTTGGAAGAGAGCTCATGTGCAAGGAAAGCAAGAAGAACTTCAAAGCTACTGTGGCCATGAGCCAGGATTTCCCTCTAGGCATCGAGTC gttaCTGAACGTGTTGGAGGTCATTGCTCCATTCAAACACTTCAACAAGCTCCGAGAGTTTGTTCAGATGAAACTCCCGCCTGGGTTTCCAGTCAAACTGG ACATCCCAGTCTTCCCCACCATCACAGCCACCGTCACCTTTCAGGAATTTCGCTACGACAAATTCGACGAGTCTATTTTCTCCATCCCCGCTCAGTACAAAGAAGATCCCAGCCGCTTCCCCGACCTCTGA